The following nucleotide sequence is from Micromonospora sp. WMMD1120.
TTGCGCTTGAACACGAAGGGCGCCTCGTTGTAACCGGACGGGGTGATGACCCGCGCCTGCGCCGGGTCGAAGGACACCAGGTCGGCGTTGAGCGGCACCGCCCGCGCGACGCCCTGCCCCCAGTACAGGTACGACCGCCCGTCGTCGTCGGTGAACACCATCGGGTCGATCGCCTGCCCGCCGGGGAACTGGTCGCCGCGGACGAGCGGTCGACCCAGGGCGTCCCGGAACGGCCCGGTGGGGCTGTCGGCCACCGCGACGCCGAGTTGCTTGACGGTGTTGCCGCTGGCCGCGCCACCGCTGAAGTACAGGTAGTAGCGGCCGTTGGCGCTGGCCACCGCCGGCGCCCAGGCCGAGTTGTCGGCCCAGGACACGTCCGGCCCGTGGTCGAGGATCACGCCGTGGTCGGTCCAGTTGACCAGGTCGGTGGAGGAGAACGCCTTGTAGTAGGTGCCGCCCCAGCCCGCGTACCCGTCGGTGGTCGGGTAGAGGTAGTAACGGCCGTTGAACACGGCGAGGTGCGGGTCGGCGAAGAGGCCCGGGACGACCGGCCCCCTGGTGGTCTTCGGCGCCCACGGCGCGACCAGGCGGAAGGAGCTGTCCGCCCGGAAGGTGGCGGTGTCCTGGTAGGCGTCGAGCCAGAGCGCGAAGTCGCGGTGCCGGATCCGCCGGTCCGGATAGTTGTACGAGGTGAGCGCCACCGATCCGGAGACCGCGCCGTCCACCGCGCAGAAGGTGGCATCGGCCCGGAAGGTCGCGTCGCCGGTGTTCGGGTCGACCCGTAGCCGGTAGTCGCGGTGCCGCAGGAACAGGCCGGCGGTGGTCTGGAACGAGTAGCAGGCCGGCGACGCCAGACCGTTGACCACTGTGAAGGTGGCGTCCAGCTTGACCTGGTTGACGCTGCCGGAGGTCACCGGGTCGAGCCGGCCGAGGTGGTCCATGTGTCGCACGTACCGCCCGGCCTGGTTGATGGCCTCCAGGGACCGGGCGCCGGTGGGCAGCGTGGCGGCCTGGGCCGGCGTCTGCGGAACCACCACGACGGCGGCGGCGAGCACCGCGGACGACACCAGGAGTGAACGCAGGCGCATCGTCGACACACTCCCGACTGTCGATGGAAAGATCATCTATGTTAGCGTTAACAAGATCGACTGCGGTGCACGGACATCGAACCGGTGCGGTGGGGTGCTGCCTCGAAGGGAAGCACGGAGGAGATTGTGTGCGGCTCGTTACCCCCGTGTTGCGGATCAGTGTTAGCGATGCCATCTGAAGTGTCAAGATGACATCGACGATCAGCTATC
It contains:
- a CDS encoding family 43 glycosylhydrolase, whose translation is MRLRSLLVSSAVLAAAVVVVPQTPAQAATLPTGARSLEAINQAGRYVRHMDHLGRLDPVTSGSVNQVKLDATFTVVNGLASPACYSFQTTAGLFLRHRDYRLRVDPNTGDATFRADATFCAVDGAVSGSVALTSYNYPDRRIRHRDFALWLDAYQDTATFRADSSFRLVAPWAPKTTRGPVVPGLFADPHLAVFNGRYYLYPTTDGYAGWGGTYYKAFSSTDLVNWTDHGVILDHGPDVSWADNSAWAPAVASANGRYYLYFSGGAASGNTVKQLGVAVADSPTGPFRDALGRPLVRGDQFPGGQAIDPMVFTDDDGRSYLYWGQGVARAVPLNADLVSFDPAQARVITPSGYNEAPFVFKRNGLYYLMWSEGDTRSEDYRVGYATGTSPLGPWTRRGLVLQKRVEVGIRGTGHHSVVRAPGTDTWYIAYHRFAVPAGNGTNRETVIDRMEFNADGTIRTVVPTL